One part of the Raphanus sativus cultivar WK10039 chromosome 7, ASM80110v3, whole genome shotgun sequence genome encodes these proteins:
- the LOC108815040 gene encoding calcium-binding protein CML38 produces the protein MKTTAQPQSSFMKLCRKLSPERKDSAAEKQHNKNCDHDKNRDDIEAVFAYMDANKDGRISPHELQKSFMTLGEQLSDEEAEAAVRLSDTDGDGMLDFDEFAQLIKGDDKCSEEEKKMELKEAFKMYIAEGEECITPRSLKMMLKKLGESRTTDDCRVMIRAFDLNDDGVLSFDEFALMMR, from the coding sequence ATGAAGACTACTGCTCAACCTCAATCATCTTTCATGAAACTCTGCAGGAAACTTTCACCGGAGAGGAAAGACTCGGCCGCAGAGAAACAACATAACAAGAATTGTGATCATGACAAGAACAGAGACGACATAGAGGCTGTCTTTGCTTACATGGACGCAAACAAAGACGGTAGAATCTCTCCACACGAGCTTCAAAAGAGTTTCATGACACTAGGAGAGCAACTATCTGACGAAGAAGCCGAAGCTGCGGTTAGGTTGTCTGATACAGACGGAGATGGGATGTTGGATTTTGATGAGTTTGCTCAGTTGATTAAGGGAGATGATAAATGTtcagaggaagagaagaagatggagcTTAAGGAAGCGTTCAAAATGTATATAGCTGAAGGTGAAGAGTGTATTACTCCTAGAAGCTTGAAGATGATGCTTAAGAAGCTAGGTGAATCAAGAACGACTGATGATTGTAGAGTTATGATTCGTGCTTTTGATCTCAATGATGATGGTGTCTTAAGCTTCGATGAGTTTGCTCTTATGATGCGCTAA